A genomic region of Mycobacterium senriense contains the following coding sequences:
- a CDS encoding acyl-CoA dehydrogenase family protein, whose amino-acid sequence MDFQLSDEQALLRDTTRDLLSRTYDPESRNKIIGSDLGWSREVWNQLADTGILGLGFEPEESGQIEIVVVLNEVGRRLAPEPVLHAALGPGALIAELGSADQKQLLDEVAGGQRLLAFAHLEPGQRKPSAEVSTKAEQQGDSWTLSGRKNPVLAGDCADTLVVSAALPNGGTGLFLVDATAVTRHPYRTFDGQRGAQIDLDSTAAEPLGEAVDASGAIGDALVRIQSALCAEALGAMEESLRLTTDYLKTRKQFGVTLNKFQALTQRAADMYVSLELARSMTLYAAMSIADGNIDPVIASRAKLQIGRSGRHIAQESVQMHGGIGVTAEYPVSHYAARLTAIENTLGTSGEHLHNLIDHLGDYDLARL is encoded by the coding sequence ATGGACTTTCAATTGAGCGACGAGCAAGCCCTGCTCCGCGACACCACCCGCGACCTGTTGTCGCGCACCTATGACCCGGAAAGCCGCAACAAGATCATCGGCTCCGATCTCGGCTGGAGCCGGGAGGTGTGGAACCAGCTCGCCGACACCGGAATTCTGGGTCTGGGTTTCGAGCCGGAGGAGTCGGGCCAGATCGAGATCGTGGTGGTGCTCAACGAGGTTGGGCGCCGGCTGGCCCCCGAACCGGTGCTGCACGCCGCGCTGGGGCCCGGTGCGCTGATCGCCGAGCTGGGCAGCGCCGACCAGAAGCAACTCCTCGACGAAGTCGCGGGCGGCCAGCGGCTGCTGGCGTTCGCCCACCTCGAGCCGGGCCAGCGCAAACCGTCCGCCGAGGTGAGCACCAAGGCTGAGCAGCAAGGTGATTCGTGGACGCTGAGCGGCCGGAAGAACCCGGTGCTCGCCGGGGACTGCGCCGACACCCTGGTGGTCAGCGCCGCCCTGCCGAACGGCGGCACCGGGCTGTTCCTGGTCGACGCGACAGCGGTGACCAGGCACCCGTACCGGACATTCGACGGACAACGCGGCGCCCAGATCGATCTGGACTCCACCGCCGCCGAACCGCTGGGCGAGGCGGTCGACGCCTCGGGCGCCATCGGCGACGCACTCGTGCGCATCCAGTCGGCGCTGTGCGCCGAAGCGCTGGGCGCCATGGAGGAATCGCTGCGCCTGACCACCGATTACCTCAAGACGCGCAAGCAGTTCGGCGTCACCCTCAACAAGTTCCAGGCGCTCACGCAGCGCGCCGCCGACATGTACGTGTCGCTGGAATTGGCCCGCAGCATGACCCTGTACGCGGCGATGTCGATCGCCGACGGCAACATCGACCCGGTGATCGCCTCGCGTGCCAAGCTGCAGATCGGCCGCTCGGGCCGGCACATCGCGCAGGAGTCGGTGCAGATGCACGGCGGCATCGGCGTGACGGCCGAATACCCGGTCAGCCACTACGCCGCCCGGCTCACCGCGATCGAAAACACCCTCGGCACCTCGGGCGAGCACCTGCACAACCTGATCGATCACCTCGGCGACTACGACCTGGCCCGTCTGTAA
- a CDS encoding acyl-CoA dehydrogenase family protein yields MQLALTREEAAFRDELRTIYTTKIPEELRERVRRGSAEVNHDDIVASHKILHEHGLAVPNWPVEWGGKDWTPTQHQIWADEMQLACVPEPLNFNTKMVGPVIAEFGSEEVKQRFLPPTASLDIWWCQGFSEPEAGSDLASLRTTAVRDGDSYVVNGQKTWTTLGQYADWIFCLVRTDPQAPKRQAGISFLLFEMNTPGVTLRPIKTIDGGHEINEVFFEDVRVPANQLVGEENQGWTYAKFLLGNERTGIAGVGRTKVRLAEVKKHAAATGVLNDPLFAARLAEAENELLALELTQSRVVTDSADGQPNPASSVLKLRGSQLQQIATELLVEVAGPDALPANGEDISSPSWAQHSAPHYLNYRKTSIYGGSSEVQRNIIASTILGL; encoded by the coding sequence ATGCAACTGGCGCTCACGCGCGAGGAAGCCGCGTTCCGCGACGAACTCCGCACCATCTACACGACCAAGATTCCCGAGGAGCTGCGCGAGCGGGTGCGCCGCGGCTCGGCGGAGGTGAACCACGACGACATCGTCGCCAGCCACAAGATCCTGCACGAGCACGGCCTGGCGGTACCGAACTGGCCGGTCGAGTGGGGTGGCAAGGACTGGACGCCGACCCAGCATCAGATCTGGGCCGACGAGATGCAGCTGGCGTGTGTCCCGGAGCCGCTGAACTTCAACACCAAGATGGTGGGCCCGGTGATCGCCGAATTCGGTTCGGAGGAGGTCAAACAACGCTTCCTGCCCCCGACGGCCAGCCTCGACATCTGGTGGTGCCAGGGATTTTCCGAGCCCGAGGCGGGGTCGGACCTGGCGTCGCTGCGCACCACCGCGGTCCGCGACGGCGACAGCTACGTCGTCAACGGCCAGAAGACCTGGACCACGCTGGGGCAGTATGCGGACTGGATCTTCTGCCTGGTCCGCACCGACCCGCAGGCGCCCAAGCGGCAGGCCGGCATCTCGTTCTTGCTGTTCGAGATGAATACGCCGGGCGTAACCCTGCGGCCTATCAAGACGATCGACGGCGGCCACGAGATCAACGAGGTCTTCTTCGAGGACGTCCGGGTGCCCGCCAATCAACTTGTCGGAGAAGAGAACCAGGGCTGGACCTATGCGAAGTTTTTGTTGGGCAACGAGCGTACGGGTATTGCCGGGGTGGGGCGGACCAAGGTGCGCCTCGCCGAGGTGAAGAAGCACGCGGCGGCCACCGGGGTGCTCAACGATCCGCTTTTCGCGGCGCGGCTAGCCGAGGCCGAAAACGAGCTGCTGGCACTGGAACTCACGCAGTCGCGAGTGGTCACCGACTCCGCGGACGGCCAGCCCAACCCGGCGTCGTCGGTGCTCAAGCTGCGCGGCAGCCAACTGCAGCAGATCGCCACCGAACTGCTCGTCGAGGTGGCCGGGCCGGATGCGCTGCCGGCCAACGGCGAAGACATCTCGTCGCCGTCCTGGGCCCAACACAGTGCGCCGCACTACCTCAACTACCGCAAGACGTCGATCTACGGCGGTAGCAGCGAGGTGCAGCGCAACATCATCGCGTCGACGATTCTGGGATTGTGA
- a CDS encoding ComEA family DNA-binding protein, whose amino-acid sequence MRTELPAERLQRRLNAEPETDAHAGPADAGSASTDDAPDDDQNSLLPRWLPDASGDRGWLARVRADPGRAGAVGLAIVAALAVLVTVFTLLRDRPAPVMSAKLPPVEKVSTGGPRSSASPGAAPAPGPDRPVVVSVVGLVHTPGLVTLAPGARIADALQAAGGAVNGADTIGLNMARPLGDGEQIVVGLAPAPGQPTALGSSVASGMTPTSKAPTPTPGSVKPKPAQAVDLNTATVQELDALPGVGPVTAAAIVAWRQSNGKFTSVDQLADVEGIGPARLEKLRALVRV is encoded by the coding sequence ATGCGAACAGAACTTCCGGCGGAGCGCCTGCAGCGACGGCTCAACGCCGAACCGGAGACCGATGCGCACGCCGGTCCCGCGGACGCAGGGTCCGCGTCGACGGACGACGCCCCGGACGACGACCAGAATTCGCTGCTGCCGCGGTGGCTTCCCGACGCGTCGGGGGACCGGGGCTGGCTGGCCAGGGTCCGCGCCGACCCCGGACGCGCCGGCGCCGTCGGGCTCGCGATCGTGGCGGCGCTGGCGGTGCTGGTCACGGTCTTCACCTTGCTGCGCGACCGGCCGGCGCCGGTGATGTCGGCCAAGCTGCCGCCGGTGGAGAAGGTGTCGACGGGCGGGCCGAGGTCGTCGGCAAGTCCGGGTGCCGCGCCAGCGCCGGGCCCCGACCGCCCGGTGGTGGTCAGCGTGGTCGGTTTGGTGCATACCCCGGGCCTGGTGACCCTCGCGCCGGGCGCGCGCATCGCCGATGCGCTGCAGGCCGCCGGCGGCGCGGTGAACGGCGCGGACACCATCGGCCTGAACATGGCCCGACCGCTCGGTGACGGCGAACAGATTGTGGTCGGTCTGGCTCCCGCTCCCGGACAGCCGACGGCGCTGGGCAGCTCGGTGGCCAGCGGAATGACGCCGACATCGAAGGCGCCGACACCGACGCCGGGATCGGTCAAGCCGAAGCCGGCCCAGGCGGTAGACCTGAACACCGCGACCGTTCAGGAACTCGACGCGCTGCCCGGCGTCGGCCCGGTCACCGCCGCCGCGATCGTGGCGTGGCGCCAATCCAACGGCAAATTCACCAGCGTCGACCAGCTCGCCGACGTCGAGGGCATCGGGCCGGCGCGATTGGAGAAGCTGCGCGCCCTGGTCCGTGTCTGA
- a CDS encoding ComEC/Rec2 family competence protein has translation MRLVPAALTCWAVTAAGIWWPAGRLLAWCCLALVAASGALAWRAAHRPGRTARLRALGAGLAAVGVVGAGYGFAIGLRTDAVVHHPITAAFGGSAAVTVTPTESPVSLGAARLMFKASLQRLREAQTSGRVVVFARASDFGAVMVGQPVQFTARITRPARRDLTVAVLNASGRPTMGTASAVQRAAHGVRSRFAAAVRDTLPGEQAAMLPALVLGDTSAVPSDTSRDFRAAGMTHLMAVSGANVTIVCAAVLFSARLIGPRAAVALAALALVASVIVVQPTASVVRAAVMAAIALAGMLSSRRRQAIPALAATVLVLLAVAPALAVDVGFALSVIATAALIVVAPVWSRRLVGMGWPKPLADALAVAWAAQVVTAPLVAAISGRFSVVAALANLVVAAVIAPITVLGTAAAALCTVWPAAARLLIRFTGPELWWVDRVARCAANLPGATLPVPEGMPGTLIVGGVTVLAMVLWRWRPFRLAAAVAALAGLAWALSGLG, from the coding sequence GTGCGCCTGGTGCCCGCGGCGTTGACCTGTTGGGCGGTGACTGCCGCCGGGATCTGGTGGCCGGCCGGCCGCCTCCTCGCCTGGTGCTGCCTCGCGCTCGTCGCCGCATCCGGTGCGTTGGCATGGCGCGCCGCGCACCGGCCCGGCCGAACCGCGCGGCTGCGGGCGCTCGGCGCCGGCCTGGCCGCGGTCGGCGTGGTGGGGGCGGGATATGGCTTCGCCATCGGGCTGCGCACCGACGCTGTGGTTCACCACCCGATCACCGCGGCGTTCGGCGGCAGCGCCGCGGTCACCGTCACGCCTACCGAGAGCCCGGTGTCGCTGGGCGCCGCCCGGTTGATGTTCAAGGCCTCCCTGCAACGTCTGCGCGAGGCCCAAACCTCGGGCCGGGTCGTGGTTTTCGCGCGTGCCTCGGACTTCGGCGCCGTGATGGTGGGCCAGCCGGTGCAGTTCACCGCGCGCATCACCCGCCCGGCCCGTCGCGACCTGACGGTCGCGGTGCTCAACGCGTCGGGCCGGCCGACCATGGGCACCGCGAGCGCCGTGCAGCGCGCCGCGCACGGGGTGCGCAGCCGATTCGCCGCCGCCGTCCGCGACACGCTGCCCGGCGAGCAGGCGGCGATGCTGCCCGCGCTGGTGCTTGGCGACACCTCGGCGGTGCCGAGCGACACCAGCCGCGACTTTCGCGCGGCCGGGATGACGCACCTGATGGCCGTGTCGGGCGCCAACGTGACGATCGTGTGCGCCGCGGTGCTGTTCTCGGCCCGGTTGATCGGTCCCCGCGCGGCGGTCGCCCTTGCCGCGCTGGCGCTGGTGGCCTCCGTCATCGTCGTGCAGCCGACGGCGAGTGTGGTGCGGGCGGCGGTGATGGCCGCCATCGCACTGGCGGGGATGCTGTCTTCGCGTCGGCGCCAAGCCATTCCGGCCCTGGCCGCCACCGTGCTGGTGCTGCTGGCCGTCGCCCCGGCGCTCGCCGTCGACGTGGGGTTCGCGCTGTCGGTGATCGCCACCGCCGCGCTGATCGTCGTCGCGCCGGTCTGGTCGCGGCGCCTGGTGGGGATGGGGTGGCCCAAGCCGCTAGCCGACGCGCTCGCCGTCGCCTGGGCCGCGCAGGTGGTGACCGCGCCTCTGGTGGCGGCGATCTCGGGCCGATTCAGTGTGGTCGCCGCGCTCGCCAACCTCGTGGTGGCCGCCGTGATCGCACCGATTACGGTGCTCGGCACCGCCGCGGCGGCGCTCTGCACGGTATGGCCGGCCGCCGCGCGGCTGCTGATCCGGTTCACCGGCCCCGAGTTGTGGTGGGTCGACCGGGTAGCCCGCTGTGCGGCCAACCTGCCCGGCGCGACCCTGCCGGTCCCGGAGGGCATGCCCGGCACGCTGATCGTCGGCGGTGTCACGGTGCTGGCGATGGTGCTGTGGCGGTGGCGACCGTTCCGCCTCGCGGCCGCAGTGGCGGCGCTGGCCGGGCTGGCCTGGGCGCTGTCCGGGCTCGGGTAG
- the holA gene encoding DNA polymerase III subunit delta: MSEVSPLHLVLGDEELLVERAVADVLRSARKRAGTDDVPVNRMRAGDVSTYELAELLSPSLFADERIVVLEAAGEAGKDAAAVIVSAANDMPTGVVLVVVHSGGGRAKALATELQSLGAEVHACARITKLSERIDFVRKEFRGLRVKADEETVTAMLDSVGSDLRELASACSQLVADTGGVVDAAAVRRYHSGKAEVKGFDIADKAVAGDIEGAAEALRWAMMRGEPLVVLADALAEAIHTIGRVGPLSGDPYRLASQLGMPPWRVQKAQKQARRWSRDSVATAMKVVAALNANVKGAVVDADYALESAVRQVAELAAQRGH; this comes from the coding sequence GTGAGCGAGGTTTCGCCGTTGCACCTGGTCCTGGGAGACGAGGAACTGCTGGTCGAGCGGGCGGTGGCTGATGTGCTGCGGTCGGCGCGGAAACGGGCAGGCACCGACGACGTTCCGGTCAACCGGATGCGGGCGGGCGACGTCAGCACGTATGAGCTCGCCGAGCTGCTGAGTCCGTCACTGTTCGCCGACGAGCGCATCGTGGTGCTGGAGGCCGCCGGCGAAGCGGGCAAAGACGCTGCCGCGGTGATTGTTTCGGCCGCCAACGACATGCCGACGGGTGTGGTGCTGGTGGTGGTGCACTCGGGCGGTGGCCGGGCCAAGGCGCTGGCCACCGAGCTGCAGTCCCTCGGCGCCGAGGTGCATGCGTGCGCGCGGATCACCAAACTCAGCGAACGCATCGACTTCGTCCGCAAGGAGTTTCGCGGCCTGCGGGTCAAGGCCGACGAGGAGACGGTGACCGCGATGCTGGATTCGGTCGGTTCCGATCTGCGGGAGCTGGCCTCTGCCTGCTCGCAGTTGGTCGCCGACACCGGCGGGGTGGTTGACGCCGCCGCGGTGCGCCGATACCACAGCGGCAAGGCCGAGGTGAAGGGGTTCGACATCGCGGACAAGGCGGTGGCCGGCGACATAGAGGGAGCCGCCGAGGCGCTGCGGTGGGCGATGATGCGGGGGGAGCCGCTGGTGGTGCTGGCCGATGCGCTGGCCGAGGCGATCCACACGATCGGCCGGGTCGGGCCCCTCTCGGGAGACCCCTACCGGCTGGCGTCGCAGCTCGGGATGCCGCCCTGGCGGGTGCAGAAGGCGCAGAAACAGGCCCGGCGTTGGTCGCGTGACTCGGTGGCGACGGCGATGAAGGTGGTCGCCGCGCTCAACGCGAACGTCAAGGGGGCGGTGGTGGACGCCGACTACGCCCTGGAATCCGCGGTCAGACAGGTCGCCGAACTAGCCGCCCAGCGCGGTCACTAG
- the rpsT gene encoding 30S ribosomal protein S20: MANIKSQQKRNKTNERARLRNKSVKSSLRTAVRAFREAAHAGDKEKAAELLVSTNRKLDKAASKGVIHKNQAANKKSALAHVLNKI; encoded by the coding sequence GTGGCCAACATCAAGTCGCAGCAGAAGCGCAACAAGACGAACGAGCGCGCTCGCCTGCGCAACAAGTCGGTGAAGTCGTCGCTGCGTACCGCTGTCCGCGCGTTCCGCGAGGCCGCCCACGCCGGCGACAAGGAGAAGGCCGCCGAGCTGCTGGTGTCGACCAACCGCAAGCTGGACAAGGCGGCCAGCAAGGGCGTGATCCACAAGAACCAGGCCGCGAACAAAAAGTCGGCGCTGGCGCACGTCCTCAACAAGATCTAA
- a CDS encoding circularly permuted type 2 ATP-grasp protein — protein sequence MSLTNQLDDSKRGFRAARSERIFGGYNMSSDAYELAFDEMFDAQGAVRGPYKGIYAELAPSDASELQARAEALSRAFLDQGITFSLSGQERPFPLDLVPRVISAAEWARLERGITQRVRALEMYLDDVYGDQEILNDGVIPRRLITSCEHFHRQAMGIVPPNGVRIHVAGIDLIRDDKGVWRVLEDNLRSPSGVSYVMENRRTMARVFPNLFATHRVRAVDDYASHLLRALRNSAATNEADPTVVVLTPGVYNSAYFEHSLLARQMGVELVEGRDLFCRDNQVYMRTTEGERQVDVIYRRIDDAFLDPLQFRADSMLGVAGLVNAARAGNVSISSAIGNGVGDDKLVYTYVPTMIEYYLGEKPLLANVETLRCWLDDECEEALDRIDELVIKPVEGSGGYGIVFGPEASEKELAAISKKVRDDPRSWIAQPMMELSTVPTQIGNTLAPRYVDLRPFAVNDGDDVWVLPGGLSRVALVEGSRVVNSSQGGGSKDTWVLASRAAAGDHELEAAEVVRSLPTSMPDPMVDDTPRLTSVPPQQAQPTEPPRREQLEQQQQQRAVDDAGT from the coding sequence GTGAGTCTTACCAACCAGCTTGACGACAGCAAGCGGGGTTTTCGCGCTGCGCGTTCTGAGCGCATTTTCGGCGGCTACAACATGTCTTCGGACGCCTACGAGCTGGCGTTCGATGAGATGTTCGATGCCCAGGGCGCTGTGCGCGGCCCCTATAAGGGCATTTACGCCGAGCTTGCGCCGTCGGACGCCTCGGAACTGCAAGCTCGCGCCGAAGCGCTATCGCGCGCCTTCCTCGACCAGGGGATCACATTCTCGCTATCGGGCCAGGAAAGGCCGTTTCCGCTGGACCTGGTGCCGCGGGTCATCTCGGCCGCCGAGTGGGCCCGGTTGGAGCGCGGCATCACCCAGCGGGTCAGGGCGCTCGAGATGTATCTCGACGACGTCTACGGTGACCAGGAAATTCTGAACGACGGCGTCATCCCGCGCCGCCTGATCACCTCCTGCGAGCATTTCCACCGCCAGGCGATGGGCATCGTCCCGCCCAACGGCGTGCGGATCCACGTCGCCGGCATCGATCTGATCCGCGATGACAAGGGCGTCTGGCGTGTCCTCGAGGACAACCTGCGCTCGCCGTCGGGTGTGTCCTATGTCATGGAGAACCGGCGCACCATGGCCCGCGTCTTCCCGAACCTGTTCGCCACCCATCGGGTGCGCGCGGTCGACGATTACGCCTCGCACCTGCTGCGGGCGCTGCGCAACTCCGCGGCCACCAACGAGGCCGACCCGACGGTGGTGGTGCTGACCCCGGGCGTCTACAACTCGGCCTATTTCGAGCATTCGCTGCTGGCCCGCCAGATGGGCGTCGAGCTGGTCGAGGGGCGCGACCTGTTCTGTCGCGACAACCAGGTGTACATGCGCACCACCGAGGGCGAGCGTCAGGTCGACGTCATCTACCGGCGCATCGACGACGCCTTCCTCGATCCGCTGCAGTTCCGCGCCGACTCGATGCTGGGCGTGGCTGGTCTGGTCAACGCGGCCCGCGCCGGCAACGTCTCCATCTCCAGCGCGATCGGCAACGGCGTCGGCGACGACAAACTCGTCTACACCTACGTCCCCACCATGATCGAGTACTACTTGGGCGAGAAGCCACTGCTGGCCAACGTGGAGACGTTGCGCTGCTGGCTTGATGACGAGTGTGAAGAAGCGCTGGACCGCATCGACGAGCTGGTCATCAAGCCGGTGGAGGGGTCCGGCGGCTACGGCATCGTGTTCGGTCCGGAGGCCTCGGAGAAAGAGTTGGCCGCCATCTCCAAGAAGGTGCGCGACGATCCGCGGAGCTGGATCGCGCAGCCGATGATGGAGCTTTCGACGGTGCCGACGCAGATCGGCAACACGCTGGCGCCCCGTTACGTGGATCTGCGGCCGTTCGCGGTCAACGACGGTGACGACGTGTGGGTGTTGCCCGGCGGGCTGAGCCGGGTGGCCCTGGTCGAGGGATCGCGGGTGGTCAACTCCAGCCAGGGCGGTGGCTCCAAGGACACCTGGGTGCTGGCGTCGCGGGCGGCGGCCGGTGACCATGAGCTCGAGGCGGCGGAGGTGGTGCGCTCGTTGCCGACGTCCATGCCGGACCCGATGGTCGACGACACGCCGCGGCTGACGTCGGTGCCGCCTCAGCAGGCGCAGCCCACCGAACCGCCCCGGCGTGAGCAACTCGAGCAGCAACAGCAGCAAAGGGCGGTGGACGATGCTGGCACGTAA
- a CDS encoding alpha-E domain-containing protein — MLARNAEALYWIGRYVERADDTARILDVALHQLLEDSSVDPDQASRLLLRVLGIDPPDHDLDVWSLTDLVAYSTNAQGGCSIVDAITSARENAKSAREVTSSEIWECLNTTYHALSERERAAKRLGPHDFLSFIERRAAMFAGLADSTLSRDDGYRFMVLGRAIERVDMTVRLLLSRVGDSASSPAWVTLLRSAGAHDTYLRTYRGVLDAGRVVEFMLLDRLFPRSVFYSLRLAEHNLDELVRNRQSRIGATAETQRLLGQARSELEFVQPGVLLESLESRLAGLQRTCRDVGEALALQYFHVTPWVAWSDAGQRARLVSRKGDG; from the coding sequence ATGCTGGCACGTAATGCCGAGGCGCTCTACTGGATCGGCCGCTACGTCGAGCGCGCCGACGACACCGCACGCATCCTGGACGTCGCGCTGCACCAGTTGCTCGAGGATTCCAGTGTCGACCCCGACCAGGCGTCGCGCCTGTTGCTGCGGGTGCTCGGCATCGATCCGCCGGATCACGACCTGGACGTGTGGTCGTTGACCGACCTGGTGGCCTACAGCACCAACGCGCAGGGCGGCTGCTCGATCGTCGACGCGATCACTTCGGCGCGGGAGAATGCGAAGTCGGCGCGCGAGGTGACCTCCAGCGAAATCTGGGAGTGCCTCAACACCACCTATCACGCCCTGTCCGAACGCGAGCGTGCCGCCAAACGCCTTGGGCCACATGACTTCTTGTCGTTCATCGAACGCCGCGCGGCTATGTTCGCCGGCCTTGCCGACTCGACATTGTCCCGCGACGACGGTTACCGGTTCATGGTGCTGGGCCGGGCGATCGAACGAGTCGACATGACGGTGCGGCTGCTGCTGTCCCGGGTCGGGGACAGCGCCTCGTCCCCGGCGTGGGTGACGCTGCTGCGTTCGGCTGGCGCACACGACACCTACCTGCGGACCTACCGCGGTGTGCTGGACGCGGGCCGGGTGGTCGAATTCATGTTGCTGGACCGGCTCTTTCCGCGGTCGGTGTTCTACTCGCTGCGGTTGGCCGAACACAACCTCGACGAATTGGTGCGCAACCGGCAGAGCCGGATCGGGGCCACCGCCGAGACGCAGCGGCTGCTCGGCCAGGCGCGCAGCGAGCTGGAATTCGTTCAGCCCGGCGTACTACTGGAATCGTTGGAGAGCCGCCTGGCGGGACTGCAGAGGACCTGCCGTGACGTCGGAGAAGCGTTGGCGCTGCAGTACTTCCACGTGACGCCCTGGGTGGCATGGTCGGATGCGGGCCAGCGTGCCCGACTGGTCAGCAGGAAAGGGGACGGCTGA
- a CDS encoding transglutaminase family protein has product MWRLRVVHTTGYAYQSPVTASYNEARLTPRSNTRQNVILNRVETIPATRSYRYIDYWGTAVTAFDLHAPHTDLTVMSSSVVETERAEPLSTEVGWGDLQSEAVLDRYDDLLRPTEHAPASKRVASVGKKIRKTHEPAEAVVAAANWVRNELEYLPGTTSVASSGLDALKEGKGVCQDFVHLSLILLRSMGIPAHYVSGYLHPKREAVVGDTVDGRSHAWIEAWTGAWWSYDPTNDTEITEQYVGVGAGRDYADVSPLKGIYSGEGATDLDVIVEVTRLA; this is encoded by the coding sequence ATGTGGCGGCTGCGGGTGGTGCACACCACGGGATACGCCTACCAGTCGCCGGTGACCGCCTCCTACAACGAGGCTCGGCTGACCCCGCGGTCGAACACCCGGCAGAACGTCATCCTCAACCGCGTCGAGACCATCCCGGCGACGAGGTCCTATCGCTACATCGACTACTGGGGTACCGCGGTCACGGCGTTCGACCTGCACGCTCCCCACACCGATCTCACGGTCATGTCATCCTCCGTCGTCGAAACCGAACGGGCCGAACCACTCTCGACGGAGGTGGGCTGGGGCGACCTGCAGTCGGAGGCCGTGCTCGATCGCTACGACGACCTGCTGCGCCCCACCGAGCACGCCCCGGCGAGCAAACGGGTGGCGTCCGTGGGCAAAAAGATCCGCAAGACCCACGAGCCGGCGGAAGCCGTTGTCGCCGCAGCCAATTGGGTGCGCAACGAACTCGAATACCTTCCCGGGACCACCAGCGTGGCCTCCTCGGGATTGGACGCGCTGAAAGAGGGCAAGGGCGTCTGCCAGGACTTCGTCCACCTGTCACTGATCTTGTTGCGCAGCATGGGAATTCCGGCGCATTACGTCTCGGGCTACCTGCATCCCAAACGTGAAGCCGTCGTGGGGGACACCGTGGACGGGCGGAGCCACGCCTGGATCGAGGCGTGGACGGGAGCGTGGTGGAGCTATGACCCCACCAACGACACCGAGATCACCGAGCAGTACGTGGGCGTGGGCGCGGGTCGCGATTACGCCGACGTCTCCCCGTTGAAGGGCATCTACTCCGGGGAGGGCGCCACCGACCTCGACGTCATCGTGGAGGTTACCCGGCTCGCCTAG
- a CDS encoding ribonuclease Z, whose product MIEVTLLGTGSPIPDPNRAGPSTLVRAGGQTFLVDCGRGVLQRAAAVGVGAAGLTALLLTHLHSDHIGDLGDVLITRWISTFTPEPAPLPIIGPPGTAEAVAATLNAFRHDIGYRIAHHSDINEPPAVDVHEYTEGAAWDHDGVAIRVGPTDHRPVAPTIGFRIDYQGASVVIAGDTVPCAGLDELAAGAGALVHTVIRKDVVANIPQQRLQDICDYHSSVEEAAATAARAGVGTLVMTHYVPALVPGQEEQWRALAAAQFSGRIELGDDLHRVQVDAPS is encoded by the coding sequence ATGATCGAGGTCACGCTGCTGGGAACCGGAAGTCCGATCCCCGATCCGAACCGAGCCGGACCGTCCACGCTGGTGCGCGCGGGCGGGCAGACGTTCCTGGTCGATTGCGGGCGCGGCGTGCTGCAGCGCGCGGCCGCGGTCGGGGTGGGCGCGGCCGGCTTGACGGCCCTGCTGCTGACCCACCTGCACAGCGACCACATCGGCGACCTCGGCGACGTCCTCATCACGCGGTGGATCAGCACCTTCACCCCCGAACCCGCGCCGCTTCCGATCATCGGACCGCCCGGCACCGCCGAGGCGGTCGCGGCGACGCTGAACGCGTTCCGGCACGACATCGGCTACCGGATCGCCCACCACAGCGACATCAATGAGCCGCCCGCGGTGGACGTCCACGAATACACCGAGGGCGCCGCATGGGACCACGACGGTGTGGCAATCCGGGTAGGTCCCACCGATCACCGGCCGGTCGCCCCGACCATCGGCTTTCGGATCGATTACCAGGGCGCCTCGGTGGTGATCGCCGGCGACACCGTCCCGTGCGCCGGCCTGGACGAATTGGCGGCGGGTGCCGGCGCGCTGGTGCACACCGTGATCCGCAAGGACGTCGTCGCCAACATCCCCCAGCAGCGGCTGCAGGACATCTGCGACTACCACTCGTCGGTTGAGGAAGCGGCGGCCACCGCGGCCCGCGCGGGGGTGGGCACCCTGGTCATGACGCACTACGTGCCGGCACTGGTCCCCGGCCAGGAAGAACAGTGGCGGGCCCTGGCGGCCGCTCAGTTCAGTGGGCGCATCGAACTCGGTGACGACCTGCACCGGGTCCAGGTCGACGCGCCTTCGTGA
- a CDS encoding CBS domain-containing protein: protein MRIADVLRNKGAAVVTINPDATIRELLAGLSEQNIGAMVVVGDEGVVGIVSERDVVRQLHTHGASVLSRPVSKIMTSMLATCTKADEVDAISVLMTKNRVRHVPVLDGKKLIGIVSIGDVVKSRLEELEAEQQQLQSYITQG from the coding sequence ATGCGGATAGCGGACGTCTTGCGGAACAAGGGCGCGGCGGTGGTGACCATCAACCCGGACGCGACGATTCGCGAGCTGCTCGCGGGGCTGAGCGAGCAAAATATCGGCGCCATGGTCGTGGTCGGCGACGAGGGCGTGGTCGGCATCGTGTCGGAGCGCGACGTCGTTCGCCAGCTGCACACCCACGGCGCCAGCGTGCTGTCCCGCCCGGTGTCCAAGATCATGACGTCGATGCTGGCCACGTGCACCAAGGCCGACGAGGTCGACGCGATCAGCGTGTTGATGACCAAGAACCGGGTGCGGCACGTGCCGGTGCTGGACGGCAAGAAGCTGATCGGCATCGTCAGCATCGGTGACGTGGTGAAGTCCCGGCTGGAAGAGCTCGAGGCCGAGCAGCAGCAGCTGCAGTCCTACATCACCCAGGGCTGA